Proteins encoded by one window of Deltaproteobacteria bacterium:
- a CDS encoding type II toxin-antitoxin system VapC family toxin encodes MILIDTSVWIEHLRTGDRELTHLLETDQALVHPFVIGELACGNLARRQEILAMLQDLPTLPAAEDSEVLYFIGRNQLMGRGIGYIDMHLLAAAALAPPARLWTRDKRLGAAADRLGLAHR; translated from the coding sequence ATGATCCTGATCGATACCTCGGTATGGATCGAGCACCTGCGCACCGGAGACCGGGAATTGACGCACCTGCTGGAAACCGATCAAGCGCTTGTCCATCCTTTTGTCATCGGCGAGTTGGCGTGCGGCAATCTTGCCCGACGCCAAGAGATCCTGGCGATGTTGCAGGACCTGCCCACCCTCCCCGCCGCGGAAGATTCCGAAGTGCTTTATTTCATTGGACGAAACCAGTTGATGGGACGGGGCATCGGGTACATTGACATGCATCTGCTGGCAGCCGCGGCCCTGGCTCCCCCAGCGCGACTGTGGACACGAGACAAACGTCTGGGAGCCGCAGCCGACAGGCTTGGCCTGGCTCACCGATGA
- a CDS encoding type II toxin-antitoxin system VapB family antitoxin, translating to MRTTLNIDDELLARARELTNITTKPALIREALRALVERESARRLAKLGGSQPDLQPVPRRRPADDAPSSP from the coding sequence ATGAGAACGACCCTGAACATAGACGACGAACTGCTGGCGCGGGCACGTGAGCTTACCAACATCACCACCAAACCAGCGCTGATCCGGGAAGCCCTTCGAGCCCTCGTGGAGCGGGAAAGCGCGCGACGGCTCGCCAAACTCGGCGGCAGTCAGCCTGACTTGCAACCGGTTCCACGGCGGCGCCCCGCCGACGACGCTCCGTCCAGCCCATGA
- a CDS encoding cytochrome bc complex cytochrome b subunit: protein MGKPSVGDRLQAMFPFDWELLRHAGAEPIPHHLKKWWFCLGGTVLYLFVVQVVTGIALTFYYVPSPEEAYASVAAITHEIRFGWFIRSLHKWAANLMIIAVILHMLRVFFTGAYRHPRQLNWCVGFLLLMATLAFGFTGYSLVFEQLSFWGATVAANLAEAVPLAGPWMAWFLRGGPEVGGATLTRFYVLHIGLLPTVTFVLLALHILLIRLQGVTELETTDQTAKAEERHFPFWPDHATTEILIGVLLMYLLTILALVFPAGLGPPADPTQTPDHIKPEWFFYFSFRLLKLTSLRVSVALTVAMGVIAFFWPFIEEWCRRRWRVPDGVPVTLGTLAFLFFLVLTVWESFAS from the coding sequence ATGGGCAAGCCATCCGTGGGCGACCGCCTCCAGGCCATGTTCCCGTTCGACTGGGAACTGCTGAGGCACGCGGGCGCCGAGCCCATCCCCCACCACCTCAAGAAATGGTGGTTCTGCCTCGGCGGCACGGTCCTCTACCTCTTCGTCGTGCAGGTGGTCACCGGCATCGCCCTGACCTTCTACTACGTGCCCTCGCCCGAGGAGGCCTACGCCAGCGTGGCCGCCATCACCCACGAGATCCGCTTCGGCTGGTTCATCCGCTCGCTCCACAAGTGGGCCGCCAACCTCATGATCATCGCGGTGATCCTGCACATGCTGCGGGTCTTCTTCACCGGCGCTTACCGCCATCCGCGGCAGCTCAACTGGTGCGTGGGCTTCCTGCTGTTGATGGCGACCCTCGCCTTCGGATTCACGGGCTACTCGCTGGTCTTCGAGCAACTGAGCTTCTGGGGCGCCACCGTGGCCGCGAACCTGGCCGAGGCGGTGCCGCTCGCCGGCCCGTGGATGGCCTGGTTCCTGCGCGGCGGCCCGGAGGTCGGCGGCGCCACGCTGACGCGCTTCTACGTCCTCCATATCGGCCTGCTGCCCACGGTCACCTTCGTACTGCTGGCGCTGCATATCCTGTTGATCCGGCTCCAGGGCGTGACGGAGCTGGAGACGACGGACCAGACCGCCAAGGCGGAGGAACGCCACTTCCCGTTCTGGCCGGACCACGCCACCACCGAGATCCTCATCGGCGTGCTGCTCATGTACCTGCTGACCATCCTGGCACTGGTCTTCCCCGCGGGCCTCGGGCCGCCGGCGGATCCCACCCAGACCCCGGACCACATCAAGCCCGAATGGTTCTTCTACTTCAGTTTCCGCCTGCTCAAGCTGACGTCGCTGCGCGTGAGCGTGGCGCTGACCGTAGCCATGGGGGTCATCGCGTTTTTCTGGCCCTTCATTGAGGAGTGGTGCCGTCGGCGCTGGCGCGTGCCCGACGGCGTCCCCGTGACGCTGGGGACCCTGGCGTTCCTGTTCTTCCTCGTGCTGACCGTATGGGAGTCGTTCGCGAGCTAG
- a CDS encoding M23 family metallopeptidase — protein sequence MKTVRSRKGFAVAWAVVGLWLAVALWPPAASGSAEPGIQLDGPRIQGGLVRGRVPPGSKVEFEGEPVRVSREGWFLIGFGRDAPAKAVLSVVFPDGKRERYGLAVKPRKYRIQRIDGLPPSKVTPSKKDLVRIRKEVALVKRARTVDDPRTDFLGGFRWPVKGRISGVYGSQRILNGEPRRPHYGIDIAAPKGTRVVAPAAGVVTLVHRDMYFSGGTMIVDHGHGLSSAFLHLSRILVKKGQRVKQGQPIAEVGSTGRSTGPHLDWRINLFGRRLDAALLVGPMPK from the coding sequence ATGAAAACAGTCCGATCAAGGAAAGGGTTCGCCGTAGCGTGGGCGGTCGTCGGCTTGTGGCTGGCCGTGGCATTGTGGCCGCCCGCGGCCTCGGGGTCCGCCGAGCCGGGCATCCAGCTTGACGGCCCGCGGATCCAGGGCGGCTTGGTGCGCGGACGCGTGCCGCCGGGCTCCAAGGTGGAGTTCGAGGGCGAGCCGGTGCGCGTCTCCAGGGAGGGCTGGTTCCTCATCGGCTTCGGCCGCGACGCGCCGGCAAAGGCCGTGCTGTCGGTGGTGTTCCCGGACGGCAAACGCGAGCGCTACGGCCTGGCGGTGAAGCCGCGCAAGTACCGCATCCAGCGCATCGACGGCCTGCCGCCCAGCAAGGTCACGCCCAGCAAGAAGGATCTCGTGCGCATCCGCAAGGAGGTCGCCTTGGTAAAGCGCGCGCGTACCGTCGACGACCCGCGCACCGATTTCCTGGGCGGTTTCCGATGGCCGGTCAAGGGCCGCATCAGCGGCGTCTACGGCTCCCAGCGCATCCTCAACGGCGAGCCCCGGCGCCCCCACTACGGTATCGACATCGCCGCGCCCAAGGGCACCAGGGTGGTGGCGCCCGCCGCCGGCGTGGTCACCCTGGTGCATCGCGACATGTACTTCTCCGGCGGCACCATGATCGTCGACCACGGCCACGGACTCTCGTCCGCCTTCCTCCACCTCTCGCGCATCCTGGTCAAGAAGGGCCAGCGCGTGAAGCAGGGACAGCCCATCGCCGAGGTCGGCTCCACCGGCCGCTCCACCGGCCCCCATCTCGACTGGCGCATCAACCTCTTCGGCCGCCGCCTCGACGCCGCGCTGCTGGTGGGGCCGATGCCGAAGTGA
- a CDS encoding gluconate 2-dehydrogenase subunit 3 family protein, with the protein MSGTGSDTVLSDHERATIEAAAARIVPSDDGAGAREAGVIDYIEGLLAADEVDTDISPREKKEYANFILGGMGGRTEEQQATLFKLHGTGSRHLRAYRDGVLELDRVAAELASGKDFRSLDDEGQDQVLTVLDERKDPFFTLLLTHTMEGFYGHPRHGGNKDRVGWQVLDYPGPSFPHGNEKPYGWYDANEPDEFAQEKKDRSS; encoded by the coding sequence ATGAGCGGAACGGGTTCAGATACGGTGCTTTCGGACCACGAGCGTGCCACCATCGAGGCGGCGGCCGCGCGCATCGTCCCGTCGGACGACGGCGCCGGCGCGCGCGAGGCCGGGGTCATCGACTACATCGAGGGTTTGCTGGCCGCGGACGAGGTGGACACGGACATCAGTCCGCGGGAGAAGAAGGAGTACGCCAACTTCATCCTCGGGGGCATGGGCGGGCGCACCGAGGAGCAGCAGGCGACGTTGTTCAAGCTCCACGGCACGGGCAGCCGGCACCTCCGGGCCTATCGCGACGGGGTGCTGGAGCTGGACCGCGTGGCTGCGGAGTTGGCGTCGGGCAAGGACTTCCGCAGCCTGGACGACGAAGGGCAGGACCAGGTCCTGACAGTGCTGGACGAGCGCAAGGACCCGTTCTTCACGCTGCTGCTGACCCACACCATGGAGGGCTTCTACGGCCACCCGCGGCACGGCGGCAACAAGGACCGGGTCGGCTGGCAGGTTCTGGACTATCCCGGTCCGAGCTTCCCGCACGGCAACGAGAAACCCTACGGCTGGTACGACGCCAACGAGCCGGACGAGTTCGCTCAGGAGAAGAAGGATCGCTCGTCCTGA
- a CDS encoding nucleotidyl transferase AbiEii/AbiGii toxin family protein: protein MKVHLIDLVRAADPRQGRNIAREYLQARILGILQRERAMVPLAFQGGTCLRFLFNLPRYSEDLDLTLEGDPAVYDLRGWLAAIRAQLSREGYAVGLAVRDRNPVHSAFVRFPGLSYEAGLSPRREESLAIRIEIDTRPPAGAVLETRLVRRHVTLRLQHHDRASLLAGKLHALLQRPYTKGRDLYDLIWYLGDPGWPAPNLTLLNTALRQTGWEGDTLHADNWRTTILGRLDALAWDRVAADVRPFLERAEDVAWVTRENAARLLAQQR, encoded by the coding sequence GTGAAGGTTCACTTGATCGATTTGGTGCGAGCGGCCGATCCGCGGCAGGGCCGCAACATCGCTCGGGAATACCTCCAGGCACGCATTCTGGGGATACTCCAACGCGAGAGGGCGATGGTGCCGCTGGCGTTTCAGGGCGGCACCTGCCTGCGCTTCCTCTTCAACCTGCCGCGGTACTCGGAAGACCTCGACCTGACGTTGGAAGGCGATCCCGCCGTCTACGATCTGCGCGGGTGGCTGGCGGCCATTCGTGCGCAACTCTCCCGCGAGGGATATGCCGTCGGCCTCGCGGTGCGGGACCGGAATCCGGTTCACAGCGCGTTCGTGCGTTTCCCGGGCTTATCGTACGAAGCGGGCCTCTCCCCCCGTCGCGAGGAGAGCCTCGCCATCAGGATCGAGATCGATACCCGGCCACCGGCGGGCGCCGTTCTGGAGACCCGCTTGGTGCGCCGCCACGTAACCCTGCGCCTTCAGCATCACGACCGCGCGTCGCTTCTCGCCGGCAAGCTGCACGCCCTCCTGCAGCGTCCCTACACCAAGGGACGGGACCTGTACGACCTGATCTGGTACCTCGGCGATCCGGGCTGGCCCGCGCCGAACCTGACGTTGCTCAACACGGCCTTGCGGCAGACCGGCTGGGAGGGCGATACCCTACATGCCGACAACTGGCGGACCACGATCCTTGGCCGGCTCGACGCCTTGGCGTGGGATCGGGTGGCGGCGGATGTCCGGCCGTTTCTGGAACGTGCCGAGGACGTCGCTTGGGTCACGCGGGAGAACGCGGCGCGACTATTGGCCCAACAGCGGTAA
- a CDS encoding amidohydrolase family protein → MKDGLRFVDSDMHIQEPGNLLEKYLDPEFKHRVTWAVDANGKISRRTWTIDGLATGADSELQQHRKRAASSKAAGPMIGAATGVLSASRLADTGRMDFAIERGYDEEAQIMGMEMEGIDIAVLFPTGGLGLLARDNMDPHLSHALSRAYNDWIHDFCQHCPERMKFAAMLPLHDVNLACRELKRAVQELGAVASFIRPNMVNGHFWHSNYWEPLYSLHEELNVSWCFHEGTGAWNSHMNALYGENRFYRHVASHWIEMQQALIAMIIGGVFEFHPNLRVGYLEAQNSWVPGILTRIEWDYANYHTSHAPYLSLTPREYFQRNCWAAVEGSEPEIAGTAELIGADRMCISTDYPHFDSNFPNVSTNLLNNVSREIAAAIFMGGASLYNFNEEDFQKAHAAAETNRTRQTAVGEA, encoded by the coding sequence ATGAAAGACGGCCTGCGTTTCGTCGACAGCGACATGCACATTCAGGAGCCGGGAAACCTGCTGGAGAAGTACCTGGATCCCGAGTTCAAGCACCGCGTGACCTGGGCGGTCGACGCCAATGGGAAGATCAGCCGGCGCACCTGGACCATCGACGGGCTTGCCACGGGCGCGGACTCCGAGTTGCAGCAGCACCGCAAGAGGGCCGCTTCCTCCAAGGCCGCGGGACCGATGATCGGCGCCGCCACCGGCGTGTTGTCGGCCTCCCGCCTCGCGGACACCGGACGCATGGACTTCGCCATCGAGCGCGGCTACGACGAGGAAGCCCAGATCATGGGCATGGAGATGGAAGGTATCGACATCGCCGTGCTCTTTCCCACGGGTGGACTGGGTCTTTTGGCACGGGACAACATGGACCCGCATCTCTCGCACGCCCTCAGCCGCGCCTACAACGACTGGATCCACGACTTCTGCCAGCACTGTCCCGAGCGCATGAAGTTCGCCGCCATGCTGCCGCTGCACGACGTGAACCTCGCGTGCCGGGAACTCAAGCGGGCGGTGCAGGAGCTCGGCGCGGTGGCCTCGTTCATCCGGCCCAACATGGTCAACGGGCACTTCTGGCACTCCAACTACTGGGAACCGCTCTACAGCCTGCACGAGGAGTTGAACGTGTCCTGGTGCTTCCATGAAGGCACGGGTGCGTGGAACTCCCACATGAACGCGCTGTACGGCGAGAACCGCTTCTATCGCCACGTGGCCAGCCACTGGATCGAGATGCAGCAGGCGCTCATCGCCATGATCATCGGCGGCGTCTTCGAGTTCCATCCCAACCTCCGAGTGGGCTACCTGGAAGCGCAGAACTCCTGGGTGCCCGGCATCCTGACGCGCATCGAGTGGGACTACGCCAACTATCACACCTCCCACGCCCCTTATCTGTCGCTGACGCCCAGGGAATACTTCCAGCGCAACTGCTGGGCCGCGGTGGAAGGCAGCGAGCCCGAGATCGCCGGCACCGCCGAGCTCATCGGCGCAGACCGGATGTGCATCTCCACCGACTACCCGCACTTCGACTCGAACTTCCCCAACGTCTCCACGAACCTGCTCAACAACGTGTCGCGGGAAATCGCCGCCGCCATCTTCATGGGCGGCGCCAGCCTGTACAACTTCAACGAGGAAGACTTCCAGAAGGCCCACGCGGCCGCCGAAACGAACCGGACGCGGCAGACGGCGGTGGGGGAAGCCTAG
- a CDS encoding multiheme c-type cytochrome, whose product MSLAFKRYLIAGLSFLFLAALLLVAWQESRRHRVEEGREAVVTAANQACVTCHKVDSPAMVMQWEQSRHAQFGVGCVDCHRANEGEVDAWMHEGRLISALVTPTDCARCHVREHREFARSHHARAGEILASLDNVLAEKVAGMPGNIADAVNGCWQCHGSLVKFKRDADGAILRTGKENKPVIDPDTWPNSGMGRLNPDGSKGSCHACHSRHSFQAKLARAPENCGKCHMGPDHPQIEIYNESKHGIAFHANRAHMALDKEGEWVLGRDYAAAPTCATCHISSHMTPQGVKRGNKHDVGERISWTLRPVISTKLNRVIFKDGYQEDYPDTRALPKVGDTVETVEKVVRNERLVNRTLERRVARIVTWEQRRENMKQVCRNCHNDTYIDNFYHQFDQLVVLYNEKFARPAQQIMNELKADGVLKANAPFAHDVQWTFWELWHHEGRRARHGASMMGPDYTHWHGMYEVSKHFYFKFLPHVIKAAATKGPEMKQKYERRVQALLARPENLWLKGLSAEEAEALRKTYEERYDQ is encoded by the coding sequence GTGAGCCTTGCATTCAAACGCTATCTCATCGCCGGTCTCTCGTTCCTCTTCCTCGCCGCGCTGCTGCTGGTGGCCTGGCAGGAGTCGCGCCGGCACCGGGTGGAAGAAGGCCGGGAGGCCGTGGTCACCGCCGCCAACCAAGCGTGCGTGACCTGCCACAAGGTGGACTCCCCGGCCATGGTCATGCAATGGGAGCAGTCCCGCCACGCCCAGTTCGGCGTGGGCTGCGTGGATTGCCATCGGGCCAACGAAGGCGAAGTCGACGCCTGGATGCACGAGGGGCGGCTGATTTCGGCGCTGGTGACGCCCACGGACTGCGCCCGCTGCCACGTGCGCGAACACCGGGAGTTCGCCCGCAGCCACCATGCGCGCGCCGGCGAGATCCTGGCCAGCCTCGACAACGTGCTGGCCGAGAAGGTGGCGGGCATGCCCGGCAACATCGCCGACGCGGTCAACGGCTGCTGGCAGTGCCACGGCAGCCTCGTCAAGTTCAAGCGGGACGCGGACGGCGCGATCCTGCGCACCGGCAAGGAGAACAAGCCGGTCATCGACCCGGACACCTGGCCCAACAGCGGCATGGGGCGGCTCAATCCCGACGGCTCCAAGGGCTCGTGCCACGCCTGCCACTCACGCCATTCGTTCCAGGCCAAGCTGGCGCGCGCCCCGGAAAACTGCGGCAAGTGCCACATGGGTCCCGACCACCCGCAGATCGAGATCTACAACGAATCGAAGCACGGCATCGCCTTCCACGCCAACCGTGCCCACATGGCGCTGGACAAGGAGGGCGAGTGGGTGCTGGGACGGGACTACGCCGCCGCGCCCACCTGCGCCACCTGCCACATCAGCAGCCACATGACGCCGCAGGGCGTGAAGAGGGGCAACAAGCACGACGTGGGCGAGCGCATAAGCTGGACGCTGCGGCCCGTGATCAGCACCAAGCTGAACCGGGTGATCTTCAAGGACGGTTACCAGGAAGACTATCCGGACACGCGGGCGCTGCCGAAGGTCGGCGACACCGTGGAAACCGTCGAGAAGGTGGTGCGCAACGAGAGGCTGGTGAACCGCACGTTGGAGCGGCGCGTGGCCCGCATCGTGACCTGGGAGCAGCGGCGGGAGAACATGAAGCAGGTCTGCCGCAACTGCCACAACGACACCTACATCGACAACTTCTACCACCAGTTCGACCAACTGGTGGTGCTGTACAACGAAAAGTTCGCCCGGCCGGCGCAGCAGATCATGAACGAGCTCAAGGCCGACGGCGTGCTCAAGGCCAACGCGCCGTTCGCGCACGACGTGCAATGGACCTTCTGGGAGCTGTGGCACCACGAGGGGCGCCGGGCGCGGCACGGCGCCAGCATGATGGGTCCGGACTACACCCACTGGCACGGCATGTACGAGGTCTCGAAGCACTTCTACTTCAAGTTCCTGCCGCACGTCATCAAGGCCGCCGCCACCAAGGGGCCGGAGATGAAGCAGAAGTACGAGCGGCGCGTCCAGGCGTTGCTGGCACGGCCCGAGAACCTGTGGCTCAAAGGCCTCAGTGCGGAGGAGGCGGAGGCGCTCCGAAAAACCTACGAGGAGCGCTACGACCAGTAG
- a CDS encoding Rieske (2Fe-2S) protein has protein sequence MTQSGDGSSGGATRRDTLALLLMGAGLALSYGLLAAEGFLFLLPRRLEPRVRWLFAGRLDEYPEGAVRGFTGLDGTEILIKRKPEGVEAFSSVCPHLGCRVHWVPDRKEFFCPCHNGVFDGDGVAVSGPPADAGQSLARVPLRVDDAGEVVYIGVRDTGKA, from the coding sequence ATGACACAGTCCGGCGACGGTTCCAGCGGCGGCGCCACCCGCCGCGACACGCTCGCGCTGCTCCTCATGGGCGCGGGCCTAGCCCTGAGCTATGGCCTGCTGGCCGCCGAGGGCTTCCTGTTCCTCCTGCCCCGGCGCCTCGAACCTCGGGTCCGCTGGCTCTTCGCGGGACGGCTGGACGAGTACCCTGAAGGCGCGGTGCGCGGGTTCACGGGGCTCGACGGCACGGAAATCCTCATCAAGCGCAAACCCGAAGGCGTCGAAGCGTTCAGCTCGGTGTGTCCGCACCTGGGATGCCGCGTCCACTGGGTGCCGGACCGGAAAGAGTTCTTCTGTCCCTGCCACAACGGCGTGTTCGACGGCGACGGCGTGGCGGTGTCCGGACCGCCCGCGGACGCGGGACAAAGCCTCGCGCGCGTGCCGCTTAGGGTCGACGACGCCGGCGAGGTCGTCTACATCGGCGTCAGGGACACGGGCAAGGCGTAG